GGCGGCGCGACCGCGTAGGCTCCGGCGGCCAGCGAGTCGCTCGCGCACACCAGGGCGGTGGGTGGGTCCGATATGGACAGCAGGTCGCGAGCGGCCGCCTCGCCCTCGGCCACACCGTCCACTGTGGTGCGGTGGAGGTGGGCCTGCTCGCGCCCGACGGCGCCGGCCCAGCCGGAGCGGCGGTCGTCGCCGACGCCGGAGCCTTCCGGCCAGCCGATGAAGCCGATCCGCCGGTGTCCGGCCGCGAGCAGGTGCCGCGTGGCGGCGGCGGTGCCGGCCGCGCCGTCGACGTCGACCCAGGGGTGGCTGTCCTGCGCTCCCCAGGGGCGGCCGAACGTCACGAACGGCACGCCCCGCTCGGCCAGCCACGACGTGCGCACGTCGCCGTGGTGGGTGCTGGTGAGCACGAAGCCGTCCAGCTCGTACGTGGCGAGCAGGTCGTCGTAGGTGGCGATCTCGGCCTGGTCGTCGGCGGCGGCGTAGAGCAGGATGCGGTATCCCGCCGGAGCCGCCGCCTCGGTCAGCCCGTGCAGGAAACGGTCGAGGACCGAGCCGTTGATCCCGTCGTGGGTCGGCTCGATCCGCACGGCCAGCAGGTGCGACCGGCCTGTGCGCATGAGCCGGGCGGCCTGGTTGGCTCGGTAGCCGAGGACGGCGATCGCCTCGCGCACGCGCTCCCGCGTCTCCTCGCGGACCAGATGCGGGGTGTTGAGCACGTTGGAGACCGTCTGCCGGGACACGTTGGCGTGCGCGGCAACCGTAGCGATCGTCACCTTATCGGCCATTCGTACCTTCTATCCTCTTGAACGTTCAAAGCGGTGTAGGGCATGATTGGATCGTTCAAGTTTCTGGGTTGTTTCGCACTTTGCTCTGCGCAGGCCGATCTGTCAAGACTGAGCACAGGAGGTAGCCGCTCGTGCCGGATCGCAAGCTGCAACCGCTGCTACACGACCTCGTCACCACGACGGTGGCGCCGACGACCGTGCTCAGCGGGGGCGGTGGGCAGGTCAGCGGCACCGGCGTCGAAGGCGTCTTCCACGCCGACACCCGCGTGCTCGCCGAGGCCCGGCTGCTGGTCGACGGCCGCGAGCCGGACGCGATCGGGCACACGGCGGCCGGGCCGGGCGCCACCCGGTTCGTCTCGCTCGTGCGCTGGCTCGGCACCCGCATCGCCGACCCCACCGTGCGGATCGACCGGACCCGCCGGGTGCGGCCGGGCGGCGTGGCCGAGGAGATCGTGGTCTCCTCGACCGCCGACGTGCCCGTCCACGCCACCGTGACGCTCGACCTGGCCTGCGACCTCGCGCCGATGGACGTGGTCAAGTCCGGCGGCACGGCGGCGCGCCTCGCCCCGGTGGAGCCGCTGGTGTGGCGCGCCGACGGGGTGACGGTGCGGGTGACCGGCGACGGCGCCGTCGACGCCGAACGCCTCACCTGGAGCGTCGACCTTCCGACCCGCGGGAGCGTCACGCTGCGCTGGCAGATGG
The window above is part of the Phytohabitans houttuyneae genome. Proteins encoded here:
- a CDS encoding substrate-binding domain-containing protein yields the protein MADKVTIATVAAHANVSRQTVSNVLNTPHLVREETRERVREAIAVLGYRANQAARLMRTGRSHLLAVRIEPTHDGINGSVLDRFLHGLTEAAAPAGYRILLYAAADDQAEIATYDDLLATYELDGFVLTSTHHGDVRTSWLAERGVPFVTFGRPWGAQDSHPWVDVDGAAGTAAATRHLLAAGHRRIGFIGWPEGSGVGDDRRSGWAGAVGREQAHLHRTTVDGVAEGEAAARDLLSISDPPTALVCASDSLAAGAYAVAPPGVAVAGFDDTPVARVLGLTSVAQPLAEAAARCVDLLAGVLDGGTAPRPVLLQPSLVIRQSA